The following proteins are co-located in the Leptodactylus fuscus isolate aLepFus1 chromosome 8, aLepFus1.hap2, whole genome shotgun sequence genome:
- the SLC29A4 gene encoding equilibrative nucleoside transporter 4 isoform X1, with the protein MEREHGTWNGGKQVVKKNMKPTKGDCYRELSPTVNLEGNVVMSFSFDSCQLEEEELQGRGSQQAQGILTLMEPDANPEPQDQYHGIYFAMLLAGVGFLLPYNSFITDVDYLHQKFPGTSIVFDMSLTYILVALAAVVLNNATVELLTTHMRITAGYIFALGPLIFIGICDIWLELFTFKQSYAINLFAVGVVAFGCTVQQSSFYGYTGMLPKRYTQGVMTGESTAGVIISLSRIFTKLLLPDEKESTIIFFLISIFLELMCFVLHLLVRRTRFVQYYTNKALVKNSCRNRSEPSFRYKVHHSTYGEDENRCPSAENSMELQTDVTTRGTYIRFDVPEHKVKSSWPNLRDMMFHRYLVLRVIWAYMLSISVTYFITLCLFPGLESEIRNCTMGEWLPILIMAIFNLSDFVGKILAAVPYEWRGSNLLICSSMRVVFIPLFIMCVYPSGKPTFSHPAWPCIFSLLMGITNGYFGSVPMILASGLVVPEQRELAGNTMTVSYMTGLTLGSAVAYFAYNLASTSQNICFHSEIYNSSLPPDI; encoded by the exons GTTGTGAAAAAGAATATGAAGCCTACCAAGGGTGATTGTTACCGAGAACTTAGTCCAACCGTTAATCTTGAGGGAAATGTGGTTATGAGCTTTAGTTTTGATAGCTGCCAGCTTGAAGAAGAAGAACTGCAAGGAAGAGGAAGTCAACAGGCGCAAGGGATTCTTACACTAATGGAACCAG ATGCAAATCCAGAGCCTCAGGACCAATATCATGGAATATATTTTGCAATGCTGCTTGCTGGAGTTGGGTTTCTCCTTCCTTATAACAGCTTTATTACCGATGTGGATTATCTACACCAGAAGTTTCCAG GCACATCTATTGTATTCGACATGAGCTTAACATATATCCTTGTGGCATTAGCTGCTGTTGTCCTTAATAATGCTACAGTGGAACTTCTTACTACACATATGAGAATAACTGCTG GGTATATTTTTGCTCTTGGGCCACTAATCTTTATTGGAATTTGTGACATCTGGTTAGAGCTATTTACATTCAAACAGTCATACGCCATAAACCTATTTGCTGTCGGTGTGGTAGCTTTTGGATGCACAG TGCAGCAATCCAGTTTCTATGGTTATACTGGGATGCTACCCAAACGCTACACTCAAGGAGTAATGACAGGTGAAA GCACTGCTGGTGTAATAATCTCTCTTAGCCGCATATTTACCAAACTTCTTCTGCCAGATGAAAAAGAGAGCACCATTATTTTCTTCCTAATCTCCATCTTCCTGGAATTGATGTGCTTTGTTTTGCACTTGCTTGTGAGAAGAACTAGATTTGTTCAGTACTATACAAATAAAGCCCTGGTAAAAAATTCATGTAGGAATCGCTCAGAACCAAGTTTTCGTTATAAAGTGCACCACAGCACCTATGGAGAAGAT GAGAATAGATGTCCTTCGGCAGAAAATAGCATGGAACTGCAGACAGATGTAACAACAAGAGGAACTTACATTCGGTTTGATGTTCCTGAACACAAAGTTAAAAGCAGCTGGCCAAACTTAAGAG atatGATGTTTCATCGTTACCTGGTATTGCGAGTAATTTGGGCTTACATGCTCTCCATCTCGGTCACATACTTCATTACTCTTTGCCTTTTCCCTGGATTGGAGTCAGAAATTAGGAACTGCACAATGGGAGAGTGGCTTCCTATCCTTATCATGGCTATATTTAACTTGTCAGACTTTGTTGGCAAG ATACTGGCAGCAGTTCCATATGAATGGCGTGGTAGCAACCTGCTCATTTGTTCCAGCATGCGTGTAGTGTTTATTCCACTttttataatgtgtgtgtatccAAGTGGAAAACCTACCTTTAGTCATCCTGCCTGGCCATGCATCTTTTCCCTGCTTATGGGTATCACAAATGGATATTTTGGCAGTGTTCCTATGATCCTTGCATCAGGTTTAGTAGTACCAGAGCAACGAGAACTGGCAG GGAATACAATGACCGTATCATATATGACCGGACTTACACTCGGATCAGCTGTTGCCTATTTTGCCTACAACTTGGCTAGTACATCTCAAAATATTTGCTTCCATTCAGAGATATACAACAGTTCTCTGCCACCAGACATTTAG
- the SLC29A4 gene encoding equilibrative nucleoside transporter 4 isoform X2: protein MKPTKGDCYRELSPTVNLEGNVVMSFSFDSCQLEEEELQGRGSQQAQGILTLMEPDANPEPQDQYHGIYFAMLLAGVGFLLPYNSFITDVDYLHQKFPGTSIVFDMSLTYILVALAAVVLNNATVELLTTHMRITAGYIFALGPLIFIGICDIWLELFTFKQSYAINLFAVGVVAFGCTVQQSSFYGYTGMLPKRYTQGVMTGESTAGVIISLSRIFTKLLLPDEKESTIIFFLISIFLELMCFVLHLLVRRTRFVQYYTNKALVKNSCRNRSEPSFRYKVHHSTYGEDENRCPSAENSMELQTDVTTRGTYIRFDVPEHKVKSSWPNLRDMMFHRYLVLRVIWAYMLSISVTYFITLCLFPGLESEIRNCTMGEWLPILIMAIFNLSDFVGKILAAVPYEWRGSNLLICSSMRVVFIPLFIMCVYPSGKPTFSHPAWPCIFSLLMGITNGYFGSVPMILASGLVVPEQRELAGNTMTVSYMTGLTLGSAVAYFAYNLASTSQNICFHSEIYNSSLPPDI from the exons ATGAAGCCTACCAAGGGTGATTGTTACCGAGAACTTAGTCCAACCGTTAATCTTGAGGGAAATGTGGTTATGAGCTTTAGTTTTGATAGCTGCCAGCTTGAAGAAGAAGAACTGCAAGGAAGAGGAAGTCAACAGGCGCAAGGGATTCTTACACTAATGGAACCAG ATGCAAATCCAGAGCCTCAGGACCAATATCATGGAATATATTTTGCAATGCTGCTTGCTGGAGTTGGGTTTCTCCTTCCTTATAACAGCTTTATTACCGATGTGGATTATCTACACCAGAAGTTTCCAG GCACATCTATTGTATTCGACATGAGCTTAACATATATCCTTGTGGCATTAGCTGCTGTTGTCCTTAATAATGCTACAGTGGAACTTCTTACTACACATATGAGAATAACTGCTG GGTATATTTTTGCTCTTGGGCCACTAATCTTTATTGGAATTTGTGACATCTGGTTAGAGCTATTTACATTCAAACAGTCATACGCCATAAACCTATTTGCTGTCGGTGTGGTAGCTTTTGGATGCACAG TGCAGCAATCCAGTTTCTATGGTTATACTGGGATGCTACCCAAACGCTACACTCAAGGAGTAATGACAGGTGAAA GCACTGCTGGTGTAATAATCTCTCTTAGCCGCATATTTACCAAACTTCTTCTGCCAGATGAAAAAGAGAGCACCATTATTTTCTTCCTAATCTCCATCTTCCTGGAATTGATGTGCTTTGTTTTGCACTTGCTTGTGAGAAGAACTAGATTTGTTCAGTACTATACAAATAAAGCCCTGGTAAAAAATTCATGTAGGAATCGCTCAGAACCAAGTTTTCGTTATAAAGTGCACCACAGCACCTATGGAGAAGAT GAGAATAGATGTCCTTCGGCAGAAAATAGCATGGAACTGCAGACAGATGTAACAACAAGAGGAACTTACATTCGGTTTGATGTTCCTGAACACAAAGTTAAAAGCAGCTGGCCAAACTTAAGAG atatGATGTTTCATCGTTACCTGGTATTGCGAGTAATTTGGGCTTACATGCTCTCCATCTCGGTCACATACTTCATTACTCTTTGCCTTTTCCCTGGATTGGAGTCAGAAATTAGGAACTGCACAATGGGAGAGTGGCTTCCTATCCTTATCATGGCTATATTTAACTTGTCAGACTTTGTTGGCAAG ATACTGGCAGCAGTTCCATATGAATGGCGTGGTAGCAACCTGCTCATTTGTTCCAGCATGCGTGTAGTGTTTATTCCACTttttataatgtgtgtgtatccAAGTGGAAAACCTACCTTTAGTCATCCTGCCTGGCCATGCATCTTTTCCCTGCTTATGGGTATCACAAATGGATATTTTGGCAGTGTTCCTATGATCCTTGCATCAGGTTTAGTAGTACCAGAGCAACGAGAACTGGCAG GGAATACAATGACCGTATCATATATGACCGGACTTACACTCGGATCAGCTGTTGCCTATTTTGCCTACAACTTGGCTAGTACATCTCAAAATATTTGCTTCCATTCAGAGATATACAACAGTTCTCTGCCACCAGACATTTAG